A genome region from Schistocerca nitens isolate TAMUIC-IGC-003100 chromosome 4, iqSchNite1.1, whole genome shotgun sequence includes the following:
- the LOC126252661 gene encoding craniofacial development protein 2-like → MTIGTWNVRTLLDVKNYRPERRTALITQELARLDIDIAALSETRLSGEGHISDVRSGYTIFWKGKDAGEPRIHGAGFAVKTKIVKDLRLTPVSINERLMTLRIPIGSDRFITFVSAYAPTLDSDEDTKNQFYHQLNSTLSKIPIQDKLILLGDFNARVGRDNRFWRDVMGKQGVGNCNANGLLLLGLCAEHELFISNTQFCLRNRYKTTWMHPRSKHWHLIDYVITRQRDKKDILITKAALNINECWTDHRLLVSRLRVPKYRKPRSHFSNPPRRKFKISNLNNKNVRSHFQAILSEQLNKAPATTDDVEQEWTTLKNIIKETAENVVGCSARKRSDWFDDNHGEIQAIINAKRDAYLSLAQDPSCAE, encoded by the coding sequence atgacaatagggacatggaatgtcaggacCCTCCTGGACGTGAAAAATTACAGACCAGAGAGAAGAACCGCTCTTATCACCCAAGAACTAGCCCGGCTAGATATAGACATAGCTGCCTTGAGTGAGACAAGACTCTCAGGTGAGGGACATATTAGTGACGTACGTTCAGGGTACACCATCTTCTGGAAGGGAAAGGATGCAGGAGAACCACGCATCCATGGTGCAGGATTTGCTGTAAAAACGAAAATAGTGAAAGATCTTCGACTTACACCTGTCTCAATTAATGAAAGACTGATGACTCTTAGAATACCCATTGGTTCAGACAGATTCATCACCTTCGTCTCTGCATATGCTCCTACTTTAGACAGTGATGAAGACACAAAGAATCAGTTCTACCACCAACTGAACAGTACTCTCTCTAAAATACCCATTcaagataaattaattttacttggTGATTTCAATGCCAGAGTGGGAAGGGACAACCGTTTTTGGAGAGATGTCATGGGTAAacaaggggtgggaaactgcaatgCAAATGGGTTGTTACTTCTTGGTCTATGTGCAGAGCACGAGCTTTTCATCTCCAATACCCAATTCTGTTTGCGTAACCGCTATAAGACCACATGGATGCACCCACGCTCCAAACATTGGCATCTTATAGACTACGTTATTACGCGACAGCGTGACAAGAAAGACATTCTCATCACAAAAGCAGCACTAAACATCAATGAGTGCTGGACTGACCATAGACTTTTAGTCAGCCGTTTGAGAGTACCAAAGTATCGCAAGCCACGATCCCACTTTTCAAACCCACCACGCAGAAAATTCAAAATAAGCAACCTGAACAACAAAAACGTTCGCTCACACTTCCAAGCCATACTGTCTGAACAACTTAACAAAGCTCCAGCAACCACAGATGACGTCGAACAAGAATGGACCACATTAAAGAACATCATCAAAGAAACTGCTGAGAATGTTGTTGGTTGTAGTGCACGGAAaagaagtgactggtttgatgacaacCACGGAGAAATCCAAGCCATCATCAATGCAAAGCGGGATGCTTACCTATCCCTTGCTCAAGATCCATCCTGCGCAGAATAG